In Paracoccus contaminans, the genomic stretch AGTGCTCGGACCGGTTGGCAGCGCGGCTCGAACAGCGGCTGAGGATCCGGCTGGCTGGGCGTGGTTCGACGCTCTGGCGGCTGACCTGGAAGCGGCATCTTACGCCGTCGCAGCGGCCGATCTGCCGGCTGCGGGCATCGGCGCGCCGCACATCCGTCAGCGCCTGTTCTTCGGCGCAGTCGCCCTCGATCCGAGCGGGCTGGGCGACGGCCTCAGCGCGGGATCACAAGGACGGCTCGGAATGCCATGCGGTCCCGATCAACGCGCTGCTCGGCCGGCAGGTCTGGCTGGCGGGGTGGCCGGCGACGATGGCGGGCTCGCCCGCCACGGAGCGCTACAACGCGGCCGGCAACACCGATGCGAGTCGCAGGACGGTGAAGCTGGTCGACTGGTCGACCGCGCCGACCCTGCCGGGTCCAATGCGACGGACGGCGTCTGGCGAGATCCGGACTGGCTCCTCTGCCGCGATGGGTGCTGGCGGTCCGCTGAGCCCGGAACATTCCCGCTGGCTGATGGGATACCCGGCCGCATGGGGCTCTTGCGGGGCTACGGCAATGCGATCGTGCCGCCGCTCGCGGCGGAATTCGTGACGGCGTTTCTGGAGAGCCTGCGATGAAGCAGAGCCGGGTCATGTCGATGGTCGAGGCCGTGACGAATGTCGTTGTCGGCTACGTGTTGGCCATCGGCACGCAAATCGTGGTGTTTCCGTGGTTCGGGATCGAGACGGGGCTGGCCGAGCATCTGACCATCGGCCTCGCCTTCGTCGGGGTCTCTCTGGCGCGCGGTTACCTCCTGCGACGGCTGTTCGAGGCGATCCGGATGCGGAGCGCAGAATGAAGAACCGCCGCCCGAGGGTTG encodes the following:
- a CDS encoding DUF7220 family protein, which gives rise to MKQSRVMSMVEAVTNVVVGYVLAIGTQIVVFPWFGIETGLAEHLTIGLAFVGVSLARGYLLRRLFEAIRMRSAE